The DNA sequence TAGCAGAAAGAGCGTCAGTGCTCCTTTGAAACCGTTTACAAAAAAGGGCTCCACCGACTTGAGTCCTTCCATACCTGACAGGTAGCCAATGAGCAGGCCCCCTACCAGCAATACCACGCTACGACCGGCCAATACTTCGTGCAACCCTTCTCGCCAGGAGCCGTGATGATTGGAGCGCATAAAGGCGATCGTCAGCGCCACTACGATAGCCGGTACCTCCAGTATAGCCACCAGCGCCGGCATGAACCCTTCAGCCGGGTTGCCCTGGAACTGCCCAAACGTCTGCGCCGCAATAAATGTCACGGCGGATACGGAACCGTAATGAGCAGCAATAGCTGCCGCGTTGATGCGATCCATGCGACCGATCTTACGCAGCACGACGTAGGACGTAATGGGCGTCAGCAACCCCAAGAACAGCGTCACCAGTACCGGCCCGCGTACTACCGACCAGGGCGTGTGACTCAACTCGGCCCCACCTTTGAGCCCGATAGCCAGTAGCAGATAGATCGAAAGCGCCTGATATAGCGGCTCAGGAAACGATAGATCGCTGCGAATCAGCTGGGCGATGATACCCAGCGCAAAAGCCAGCACAATTGGGGAGAGCAGATTGGTCAGCAGAATGTCCAGCATAATGCGGTCTCGGCGGATTCACAAAAAAGCCGGCCGACCAACGGCTGACCCTTTTTCGGGGTTTCATTCCACAAGCGCTTTCGTGGCATCAATTTTTCGTGCCCGGGCCAGGAATACCCACCCCAGCAATCCCGCCAGCAATGAAGCACCCAGAATGCCTACCTTGGCCTGATCCAGCAATAGAGGGCTGGGCAAGGCCAGACCTGCAATGAACAACGCCATAGTAAATCCAATGCCGCAGAGGCATCCCACCCCCAGTAACTGCCTCCAGCTAACACCAGCAGGCAGTTCGGCCAGTCGCAGACGTACGGCCAGCCAGGATGCCAGCAGTACCCCGATCGGTTTGCCCAGCAGCAAGCCCAACACCA is a window from the Rhodothermus sp. genome containing:
- a CDS encoding sodium-dependent bicarbonate transport family permease, which produces MLDILLTNLLSPIVLAFALGIIAQLIRSDLSFPEPLYQALSIYLLLAIGLKGGAELSHTPWSVVRGPVLVTLFLGLLTPITSYVVLRKIGRMDRINAAAIAAHYGSVSAVTFIAAQTFGQFQGNPAEGFMPALVAILEVPAIVVALTIAFMRSNHHGSWREGLHEVLAGRSVVLLVGGLLIGYLSGMEGLKSVEPFFVNGFKGALTLFLLEMGLVAARRLRDLKTVGPFLIGFGIVMPLLHGSLTVVLGHWTGLSVGGSAVLGAMVASASYIAAPAAVRISLPEANPTFYLTASLGITFPFNLALGIPLYFALAQWIGE